Proteins from one Syngnathus scovelli strain Florida chromosome 9, RoL_Ssco_1.2, whole genome shotgun sequence genomic window:
- the hdac9b gene encoding histone deacetylase 9-B isoform X5, giving the protein MLGPGSDPGLWERQLQQELLLIQKQQQIQKQLLISEFQKQHEKLTRQHQAQLQEHLKLQQELHAMKQQQELAEKERRLEQQQQLQQQNQQHQQSQQQNQQEKEQERHRRELHISSMSLRAKERARESLTGAVASTEVKQKLQEFLLSKSAKDPTSNGGNHSFIHHPKLWYRSSHHISLDQSSPPLGGMSPTCHYTLPSPVDGKDDFPLRKTASEPNLKVRSRLKQKVAERRSSPMLKRKDGNLVTPYKKRALELMDSTPTKSAPGSGPSSPIGASSALGAENGPSSLPTTTKTERWPSQPRLFRPESSVSVLSLYTSPSLPNISFGLPTVSSPISAAVGLKDRSIESKHGLPGHLLGPVPLQNGLESKVSPSHQALLQHLLQKEQMRQQKMLSTGPGSLSTHPLSPLAMKDCSPSTRPKLPKHRPLNRTQSAPLPQNTLAQLVIQQQHQHFLEKQKQYQQQVHINKLLSKSIEQLRQPSAHLQESEEEQEELLHGEQPERMQEDRLPPGGVIRKHTLSSSGSSSGGSSVELPDPHYGVIKVKEEPLDSEDESLEAERSSYLHQVKGRLVIRAMI; this is encoded by the exons ATGCTGGGGCCAGGTTCGGACCCGGGATTGTGGGAGCGGCAATTGCAGCAGGAGCTCCTTCTCATCCAAAAGCAGCAGCAGATCCAAAAGCAGCTGCTCATCAGCGAGTTCCAGAAACAGCATGAGAAGTTAACCCGTCAGCACCAGGCTCAGCTCCAGGAGCACCTCAAG CTTCAACAGGAGCTCCACGCCATGAAACAGCAGCAGGAACTTGCAGAGAAGGAGCGCCGTCtggagcagcaacagcagctgcagcagcaaaaCCAGCAGCACCAACAGAGCCAGCAGCAGAACCAGCAGGAGAAAGAGCAAGAGAGGCATCGGCGAGAGCTGCACATCTCCAGCATGAGTCTAAGGGCCAAAGAGCGAGCCAGAGAGAGT CTCACAGGTGCAGTGGCCAGTACCGAGGTGAAGCAGAAACTCCAAGAGTTTCTGTTGAGCAAATCAGCAAAGGATCCCACCAGTAATGGTGGcaatcattcattcatccaccACCCCAAGCTCTGGTACAG GTCCTCTCATCATATCTCTCTGGACCAAAGCTCTCCACCACTGGGCGGCATGTCCCCGACCTGCCATTACACTCTGCCATCACCCGTTGACGGCAAGGACGACTTCCCCTTGAGGAAGACAG ccTCCGAGCCCAACCTGAAGGTGCGGTCCAGACTGAAACAGAAAGTAGCTGAGAGACGGAGCAGCCCCATGCTCAAGAGAAAAGATGGCAACCTCGTCACACCGTATAAGAAGAGGGCACTCGAGCTCATGG ACTCTACACCCACAAAAAGTGCCCCTGGCTCCGGCCCCAGCTCCCCCATCGGGGCCTCCAGTGCCTTGGGGGCAGAAAATGGACCCTCCTCTTTGCCTACTACCACAAAAACTGAG CGATGGCCTTCGCAGCCAAGATTATTCCGACCAGAGAGCTCCGTGTCCGTCTTGAGTTTATACACATCCCCGTCCTTACCGAATATCTCTTTTGGGCTTCCAACTGTGTCTTCACCTATCAGC GCGGCTGTTGGCCTAAAAGACAGATCAATAGAGAGCAAGCATGGACTGCCAGGACATCTTCTAGGTCCTGTGCCTCTTCAGAACGGTCTGGAATCCAAAGTGAGCCCCAGTCACCAGGCTCTGCTCCAGCACCTTCTCCAGAAGGAGCAGATGAGGCAGCAGAAGATGCTTTCCACTG GTCCAGGCTCCTTGTCAACCCACCCCTTGTCCCCTCTGGCCATGAAGGATTGCTCACCCAGCACTCGGCCAAAACTACCCAAACATCGGCCCTTGAACAGGACCCAGTCAGCTCCACTCCCTCAGAACACACTGGCACAACTTGTCATCCAGCAACAACACCAACACTTCCTGGAAAAGCAGAAACAATACCAGCAGCAAGTCCATATAAATAAG CTGCTGTCCAAGTCCATTGAGCAGTTACGTCAACCCAGCGCGCACCTGCAGGAGTccgaggaggagcaggaggagctGCTCCACGGAGAGCAGCCGGAGCGCATGCAGGAGGACAGGCTGCCCCCCGGAGGAGTCATCCGGAAGCACACGctgagcagcagcggcagcagcagcggcggctccAGCGTGGAGCTCCCCGACCCGCACTACGGGGTCATCAAGGTGAAGGAGGAGCCCCTGGATAGCGAGGACGAAAGCTTGGAGGCGGAGAGGAGCTCCTATCTTCACCAGGTCAAAGGGAGGCTGGTGATAAGAGCCATGATCTGA
- the hdac9b gene encoding histone deacetylase 9-B isoform X2, which produces MLQTIYEGESSFSTTDGRVGAQPLLYQSRMHNVNSSVEIKSDVPLVVEPISPLDLRTDLRMLGPGSDPGLWERQLQQELLLIQKQQQIQKQLLISEFQKQHEKLTRQHQAQLQEHLKLQQELHAMKQQQELAEKERRLEQQQQLQQQNQQHQQSQQQNQQEKEQERHRRELHISSMSLRAKERARESLTGAVASTEVKQKLQEFLLSKSAKDPTSNGGNHSFIHHPKLWSSHHISLDQSSPPLGGMSPTCHYTLPSPVDGKDDFPLRKTASEPNLKVRSRLKQKVAERRSSPMLKRKDGNLVTPYKKRALELMDSTPTKSAPGSGPSSPIGASSALGAENGPSSLPTTTKTERWPSQPRLFRPESSVSVLSLYTSPSLPNISFGLPTVSSPISAAVGLKDRSIESKHGLPGHLLGPVPLQNGLESKVSPSHQALLQHLLQKEQMRQQKMLSTGPGSLSTHPLSPLAMKDCSPSTRPKLPKHRPLNRTQSAPLPQNTLAQLVIQQQHQHFLEKQKQYQQQVHINKLLSKSIEQLRQPSAHLQESEEEQEELLHGEQPERMQEDRLPPGGVIRKHTLSSSGSSSGGSSVELPDPHYGVIKVKEEPLDSEDESLEAERSSYLHQVKGRLVIRAMI; this is translated from the exons ATGCTGCAGACGATTTACGagggcgagtcaagtttctccacaACAGACGGCCGCGTTGGAGCCCAGCCGCTCCTTTACCAGAGCAGGATGCACAACGTGAACAGTTCAg TGGAGATTAAGTCCGACGTCCCACTGGTTGTGGAACCCATATCTCCGTTAGACCTGCGCACAGACCTGAGGATGCTGGGGCCAGGTTCGGACCCGGGATTGTGGGAGCGGCAATTGCAGCAGGAGCTCCTTCTCATCCAAAAGCAGCAGCAGATCCAAAAGCAGCTGCTCATCAGCGAGTTCCAGAAACAGCATGAGAAGTTAACCCGTCAGCACCAGGCTCAGCTCCAGGAGCACCTCAAG CTTCAACAGGAGCTCCACGCCATGAAACAGCAGCAGGAACTTGCAGAGAAGGAGCGCCGTCtggagcagcaacagcagctgcagcagcaaaaCCAGCAGCACCAACAGAGCCAGCAGCAGAACCAGCAGGAGAAAGAGCAAGAGAGGCATCGGCGAGAGCTGCACATCTCCAGCATGAGTCTAAGGGCCAAAGAGCGAGCCAGAGAGAGT CTCACAGGTGCAGTGGCCAGTACCGAGGTGAAGCAGAAACTCCAAGAGTTTCTGTTGAGCAAATCAGCAAAGGATCCCACCAGTAATGGTGGcaatcattcattcatccaccACCCCAAGCTCTG GTCCTCTCATCATATCTCTCTGGACCAAAGCTCTCCACCACTGGGCGGCATGTCCCCGACCTGCCATTACACTCTGCCATCACCCGTTGACGGCAAGGACGACTTCCCCTTGAGGAAGACAG ccTCCGAGCCCAACCTGAAGGTGCGGTCCAGACTGAAACAGAAAGTAGCTGAGAGACGGAGCAGCCCCATGCTCAAGAGAAAAGATGGCAACCTCGTCACACCGTATAAGAAGAGGGCACTCGAGCTCATGG ACTCTACACCCACAAAAAGTGCCCCTGGCTCCGGCCCCAGCTCCCCCATCGGGGCCTCCAGTGCCTTGGGGGCAGAAAATGGACCCTCCTCTTTGCCTACTACCACAAAAACTGAG CGATGGCCTTCGCAGCCAAGATTATTCCGACCAGAGAGCTCCGTGTCCGTCTTGAGTTTATACACATCCCCGTCCTTACCGAATATCTCTTTTGGGCTTCCAACTGTGTCTTCACCTATCAGC GCGGCTGTTGGCCTAAAAGACAGATCAATAGAGAGCAAGCATGGACTGCCAGGACATCTTCTAGGTCCTGTGCCTCTTCAGAACGGTCTGGAATCCAAAGTGAGCCCCAGTCACCAGGCTCTGCTCCAGCACCTTCTCCAGAAGGAGCAGATGAGGCAGCAGAAGATGCTTTCCACTG GTCCAGGCTCCTTGTCAACCCACCCCTTGTCCCCTCTGGCCATGAAGGATTGCTCACCCAGCACTCGGCCAAAACTACCCAAACATCGGCCCTTGAACAGGACCCAGTCAGCTCCACTCCCTCAGAACACACTGGCACAACTTGTCATCCAGCAACAACACCAACACTTCCTGGAAAAGCAGAAACAATACCAGCAGCAAGTCCATATAAATAAG CTGCTGTCCAAGTCCATTGAGCAGTTACGTCAACCCAGCGCGCACCTGCAGGAGTccgaggaggagcaggaggagctGCTCCACGGAGAGCAGCCGGAGCGCATGCAGGAGGACAGGCTGCCCCCCGGAGGAGTCATCCGGAAGCACACGctgagcagcagcggcagcagcagcggcggctccAGCGTGGAGCTCCCCGACCCGCACTACGGGGTCATCAAGGTGAAGGAGGAGCCCCTGGATAGCGAGGACGAAAGCTTGGAGGCGGAGAGGAGCTCCTATCTTCACCAGGTCAAAGGGAGGCTGGTGATAAGAGCCATGATCTGA
- the hdac9b gene encoding histone deacetylase 9-B isoform X4, whose protein sequence is MLQTIYEGESSFSTTDGRVGAQPLLYQSRMHNVNSSVEIKSDVPLVVEPISPLDLRTDLRMLGPGSDPGLWERQLQQELLLIQKQQQIQKQLLISEFQKQHEKLTRQHQAQLQEHLKLQQELHAMKQQQELAEKERRLEQQQQLQQQNQQHQQSQQQNQQEKEQERHRRELHISSMSLRAKERARESAVASTEVKQKLQEFLLSKSAKDPTSNGGNHSFIHHPKLWSSHHISLDQSSPPLGGMSPTCHYTLPSPVDGKDDFPLRKTASEPNLKVRSRLKQKVAERRSSPMLKRKDGNLVTPYKKRALELMDSTPTKSAPGSGPSSPIGASSALGAENGPSSLPTTTKTERWPSQPRLFRPESSVSVLSLYTSPSLPNISFGLPTVSSPISAAVGLKDRSIESKHGLPGHLLGPVPLQNGLESKVSPSHQALLQHLLQKEQMRQQKMLSTGPGSLSTHPLSPLAMKDCSPSTRPKLPKHRPLNRTQSAPLPQNTLAQLVIQQQHQHFLEKQKQYQQQVHINKLLSKSIEQLRQPSAHLQESEEEQEELLHGEQPERMQEDRLPPGGVIRKHTLSSSGSSSGGSSVELPDPHYGVIKVKEEPLDSEDESLEAERSSYLHQVKGRLVIRAMI, encoded by the exons ATGCTGCAGACGATTTACGagggcgagtcaagtttctccacaACAGACGGCCGCGTTGGAGCCCAGCCGCTCCTTTACCAGAGCAGGATGCACAACGTGAACAGTTCAg TGGAGATTAAGTCCGACGTCCCACTGGTTGTGGAACCCATATCTCCGTTAGACCTGCGCACAGACCTGAGGATGCTGGGGCCAGGTTCGGACCCGGGATTGTGGGAGCGGCAATTGCAGCAGGAGCTCCTTCTCATCCAAAAGCAGCAGCAGATCCAAAAGCAGCTGCTCATCAGCGAGTTCCAGAAACAGCATGAGAAGTTAACCCGTCAGCACCAGGCTCAGCTCCAGGAGCACCTCAAG CTTCAACAGGAGCTCCACGCCATGAAACAGCAGCAGGAACTTGCAGAGAAGGAGCGCCGTCtggagcagcaacagcagctgcagcagcaaaaCCAGCAGCACCAACAGAGCCAGCAGCAGAACCAGCAGGAGAAAGAGCAAGAGAGGCATCGGCGAGAGCTGCACATCTCCAGCATGAGTCTAAGGGCCAAAGAGCGAGCCAGAGAGA GTGCAGTGGCCAGTACCGAGGTGAAGCAGAAACTCCAAGAGTTTCTGTTGAGCAAATCAGCAAAGGATCCCACCAGTAATGGTGGcaatcattcattcatccaccACCCCAAGCTCTG GTCCTCTCATCATATCTCTCTGGACCAAAGCTCTCCACCACTGGGCGGCATGTCCCCGACCTGCCATTACACTCTGCCATCACCCGTTGACGGCAAGGACGACTTCCCCTTGAGGAAGACAG ccTCCGAGCCCAACCTGAAGGTGCGGTCCAGACTGAAACAGAAAGTAGCTGAGAGACGGAGCAGCCCCATGCTCAAGAGAAAAGATGGCAACCTCGTCACACCGTATAAGAAGAGGGCACTCGAGCTCATGG ACTCTACACCCACAAAAAGTGCCCCTGGCTCCGGCCCCAGCTCCCCCATCGGGGCCTCCAGTGCCTTGGGGGCAGAAAATGGACCCTCCTCTTTGCCTACTACCACAAAAACTGAG CGATGGCCTTCGCAGCCAAGATTATTCCGACCAGAGAGCTCCGTGTCCGTCTTGAGTTTATACACATCCCCGTCCTTACCGAATATCTCTTTTGGGCTTCCAACTGTGTCTTCACCTATCAGC GCGGCTGTTGGCCTAAAAGACAGATCAATAGAGAGCAAGCATGGACTGCCAGGACATCTTCTAGGTCCTGTGCCTCTTCAGAACGGTCTGGAATCCAAAGTGAGCCCCAGTCACCAGGCTCTGCTCCAGCACCTTCTCCAGAAGGAGCAGATGAGGCAGCAGAAGATGCTTTCCACTG GTCCAGGCTCCTTGTCAACCCACCCCTTGTCCCCTCTGGCCATGAAGGATTGCTCACCCAGCACTCGGCCAAAACTACCCAAACATCGGCCCTTGAACAGGACCCAGTCAGCTCCACTCCCTCAGAACACACTGGCACAACTTGTCATCCAGCAACAACACCAACACTTCCTGGAAAAGCAGAAACAATACCAGCAGCAAGTCCATATAAATAAG CTGCTGTCCAAGTCCATTGAGCAGTTACGTCAACCCAGCGCGCACCTGCAGGAGTccgaggaggagcaggaggagctGCTCCACGGAGAGCAGCCGGAGCGCATGCAGGAGGACAGGCTGCCCCCCGGAGGAGTCATCCGGAAGCACACGctgagcagcagcggcagcagcagcggcggctccAGCGTGGAGCTCCCCGACCCGCACTACGGGGTCATCAAGGTGAAGGAGGAGCCCCTGGATAGCGAGGACGAAAGCTTGGAGGCGGAGAGGAGCTCCTATCTTCACCAGGTCAAAGGGAGGCTGGTGATAAGAGCCATGATCTGA
- the hdac9b gene encoding histone deacetylase 9-B isoform X3: MLQTIYEGESSFSTTDGRVGAQPLLYQSRMHNVNSSVEIKSDVPLVVEPISPLDLRTDLRMLGPGSDPGLWERQLQQELLLIQKQQQIQKQLLISEFQKQHEKLTRQHQAQLQEHLKLQQELHAMKQQQELAEKERRLEQQQQLQQQNQQHQQSQQQNQQEKEQERHRRELHISSMSLRAKERARESAVASTEVKQKLQEFLLSKSAKDPTSNGGNHSFIHHPKLWYRSSHHISLDQSSPPLGGMSPTCHYTLPSPVDGKDDFPLRKTASEPNLKVRSRLKQKVAERRSSPMLKRKDGNLVTPYKKRALELMDSTPTKSAPGSGPSSPIGASSALGAENGPSSLPTTTKTERWPSQPRLFRPESSVSVLSLYTSPSLPNISFGLPTVSSPISAAVGLKDRSIESKHGLPGHLLGPVPLQNGLESKVSPSHQALLQHLLQKEQMRQQKMLSTGPGSLSTHPLSPLAMKDCSPSTRPKLPKHRPLNRTQSAPLPQNTLAQLVIQQQHQHFLEKQKQYQQQVHINKLLSKSIEQLRQPSAHLQESEEEQEELLHGEQPERMQEDRLPPGGVIRKHTLSSSGSSSGGSSVELPDPHYGVIKVKEEPLDSEDESLEAERSSYLHQVKGRLVIRAMI; encoded by the exons ATGCTGCAGACGATTTACGagggcgagtcaagtttctccacaACAGACGGCCGCGTTGGAGCCCAGCCGCTCCTTTACCAGAGCAGGATGCACAACGTGAACAGTTCAg TGGAGATTAAGTCCGACGTCCCACTGGTTGTGGAACCCATATCTCCGTTAGACCTGCGCACAGACCTGAGGATGCTGGGGCCAGGTTCGGACCCGGGATTGTGGGAGCGGCAATTGCAGCAGGAGCTCCTTCTCATCCAAAAGCAGCAGCAGATCCAAAAGCAGCTGCTCATCAGCGAGTTCCAGAAACAGCATGAGAAGTTAACCCGTCAGCACCAGGCTCAGCTCCAGGAGCACCTCAAG CTTCAACAGGAGCTCCACGCCATGAAACAGCAGCAGGAACTTGCAGAGAAGGAGCGCCGTCtggagcagcaacagcagctgcagcagcaaaaCCAGCAGCACCAACAGAGCCAGCAGCAGAACCAGCAGGAGAAAGAGCAAGAGAGGCATCGGCGAGAGCTGCACATCTCCAGCATGAGTCTAAGGGCCAAAGAGCGAGCCAGAGAGA GTGCAGTGGCCAGTACCGAGGTGAAGCAGAAACTCCAAGAGTTTCTGTTGAGCAAATCAGCAAAGGATCCCACCAGTAATGGTGGcaatcattcattcatccaccACCCCAAGCTCTGGTACAG GTCCTCTCATCATATCTCTCTGGACCAAAGCTCTCCACCACTGGGCGGCATGTCCCCGACCTGCCATTACACTCTGCCATCACCCGTTGACGGCAAGGACGACTTCCCCTTGAGGAAGACAG ccTCCGAGCCCAACCTGAAGGTGCGGTCCAGACTGAAACAGAAAGTAGCTGAGAGACGGAGCAGCCCCATGCTCAAGAGAAAAGATGGCAACCTCGTCACACCGTATAAGAAGAGGGCACTCGAGCTCATGG ACTCTACACCCACAAAAAGTGCCCCTGGCTCCGGCCCCAGCTCCCCCATCGGGGCCTCCAGTGCCTTGGGGGCAGAAAATGGACCCTCCTCTTTGCCTACTACCACAAAAACTGAG CGATGGCCTTCGCAGCCAAGATTATTCCGACCAGAGAGCTCCGTGTCCGTCTTGAGTTTATACACATCCCCGTCCTTACCGAATATCTCTTTTGGGCTTCCAACTGTGTCTTCACCTATCAGC GCGGCTGTTGGCCTAAAAGACAGATCAATAGAGAGCAAGCATGGACTGCCAGGACATCTTCTAGGTCCTGTGCCTCTTCAGAACGGTCTGGAATCCAAAGTGAGCCCCAGTCACCAGGCTCTGCTCCAGCACCTTCTCCAGAAGGAGCAGATGAGGCAGCAGAAGATGCTTTCCACTG GTCCAGGCTCCTTGTCAACCCACCCCTTGTCCCCTCTGGCCATGAAGGATTGCTCACCCAGCACTCGGCCAAAACTACCCAAACATCGGCCCTTGAACAGGACCCAGTCAGCTCCACTCCCTCAGAACACACTGGCACAACTTGTCATCCAGCAACAACACCAACACTTCCTGGAAAAGCAGAAACAATACCAGCAGCAAGTCCATATAAATAAG CTGCTGTCCAAGTCCATTGAGCAGTTACGTCAACCCAGCGCGCACCTGCAGGAGTccgaggaggagcaggaggagctGCTCCACGGAGAGCAGCCGGAGCGCATGCAGGAGGACAGGCTGCCCCCCGGAGGAGTCATCCGGAAGCACACGctgagcagcagcggcagcagcagcggcggctccAGCGTGGAGCTCCCCGACCCGCACTACGGGGTCATCAAGGTGAAGGAGGAGCCCCTGGATAGCGAGGACGAAAGCTTGGAGGCGGAGAGGAGCTCCTATCTTCACCAGGTCAAAGGGAGGCTGGTGATAAGAGCCATGATCTGA
- the hdac9b gene encoding histone deacetylase 9-B isoform X1 yields MLQTIYEGESSFSTTDGRVGAQPLLYQSRMHNVNSSVEIKSDVPLVVEPISPLDLRTDLRMLGPGSDPGLWERQLQQELLLIQKQQQIQKQLLISEFQKQHEKLTRQHQAQLQEHLKLQQELHAMKQQQELAEKERRLEQQQQLQQQNQQHQQSQQQNQQEKEQERHRRELHISSMSLRAKERARESLTGAVASTEVKQKLQEFLLSKSAKDPTSNGGNHSFIHHPKLWYRSSHHISLDQSSPPLGGMSPTCHYTLPSPVDGKDDFPLRKTASEPNLKVRSRLKQKVAERRSSPMLKRKDGNLVTPYKKRALELMDSTPTKSAPGSGPSSPIGASSALGAENGPSSLPTTTKTERWPSQPRLFRPESSVSVLSLYTSPSLPNISFGLPTVSSPISAAVGLKDRSIESKHGLPGHLLGPVPLQNGLESKVSPSHQALLQHLLQKEQMRQQKMLSTGPGSLSTHPLSPLAMKDCSPSTRPKLPKHRPLNRTQSAPLPQNTLAQLVIQQQHQHFLEKQKQYQQQVHINKLLSKSIEQLRQPSAHLQESEEEQEELLHGEQPERMQEDRLPPGGVIRKHTLSSSGSSSGGSSVELPDPHYGVIKVKEEPLDSEDESLEAERSSYLHQVKGRLVIRAMI; encoded by the exons ATGCTGCAGACGATTTACGagggcgagtcaagtttctccacaACAGACGGCCGCGTTGGAGCCCAGCCGCTCCTTTACCAGAGCAGGATGCACAACGTGAACAGTTCAg TGGAGATTAAGTCCGACGTCCCACTGGTTGTGGAACCCATATCTCCGTTAGACCTGCGCACAGACCTGAGGATGCTGGGGCCAGGTTCGGACCCGGGATTGTGGGAGCGGCAATTGCAGCAGGAGCTCCTTCTCATCCAAAAGCAGCAGCAGATCCAAAAGCAGCTGCTCATCAGCGAGTTCCAGAAACAGCATGAGAAGTTAACCCGTCAGCACCAGGCTCAGCTCCAGGAGCACCTCAAG CTTCAACAGGAGCTCCACGCCATGAAACAGCAGCAGGAACTTGCAGAGAAGGAGCGCCGTCtggagcagcaacagcagctgcagcagcaaaaCCAGCAGCACCAACAGAGCCAGCAGCAGAACCAGCAGGAGAAAGAGCAAGAGAGGCATCGGCGAGAGCTGCACATCTCCAGCATGAGTCTAAGGGCCAAAGAGCGAGCCAGAGAGAGT CTCACAGGTGCAGTGGCCAGTACCGAGGTGAAGCAGAAACTCCAAGAGTTTCTGTTGAGCAAATCAGCAAAGGATCCCACCAGTAATGGTGGcaatcattcattcatccaccACCCCAAGCTCTGGTACAG GTCCTCTCATCATATCTCTCTGGACCAAAGCTCTCCACCACTGGGCGGCATGTCCCCGACCTGCCATTACACTCTGCCATCACCCGTTGACGGCAAGGACGACTTCCCCTTGAGGAAGACAG ccTCCGAGCCCAACCTGAAGGTGCGGTCCAGACTGAAACAGAAAGTAGCTGAGAGACGGAGCAGCCCCATGCTCAAGAGAAAAGATGGCAACCTCGTCACACCGTATAAGAAGAGGGCACTCGAGCTCATGG ACTCTACACCCACAAAAAGTGCCCCTGGCTCCGGCCCCAGCTCCCCCATCGGGGCCTCCAGTGCCTTGGGGGCAGAAAATGGACCCTCCTCTTTGCCTACTACCACAAAAACTGAG CGATGGCCTTCGCAGCCAAGATTATTCCGACCAGAGAGCTCCGTGTCCGTCTTGAGTTTATACACATCCCCGTCCTTACCGAATATCTCTTTTGGGCTTCCAACTGTGTCTTCACCTATCAGC GCGGCTGTTGGCCTAAAAGACAGATCAATAGAGAGCAAGCATGGACTGCCAGGACATCTTCTAGGTCCTGTGCCTCTTCAGAACGGTCTGGAATCCAAAGTGAGCCCCAGTCACCAGGCTCTGCTCCAGCACCTTCTCCAGAAGGAGCAGATGAGGCAGCAGAAGATGCTTTCCACTG GTCCAGGCTCCTTGTCAACCCACCCCTTGTCCCCTCTGGCCATGAAGGATTGCTCACCCAGCACTCGGCCAAAACTACCCAAACATCGGCCCTTGAACAGGACCCAGTCAGCTCCACTCCCTCAGAACACACTGGCACAACTTGTCATCCAGCAACAACACCAACACTTCCTGGAAAAGCAGAAACAATACCAGCAGCAAGTCCATATAAATAAG CTGCTGTCCAAGTCCATTGAGCAGTTACGTCAACCCAGCGCGCACCTGCAGGAGTccgaggaggagcaggaggagctGCTCCACGGAGAGCAGCCGGAGCGCATGCAGGAGGACAGGCTGCCCCCCGGAGGAGTCATCCGGAAGCACACGctgagcagcagcggcagcagcagcggcggctccAGCGTGGAGCTCCCCGACCCGCACTACGGGGTCATCAAGGTGAAGGAGGAGCCCCTGGATAGCGAGGACGAAAGCTTGGAGGCGGAGAGGAGCTCCTATCTTCACCAGGTCAAAGGGAGGCTGGTGATAAGAGCCATGATCTGA